In the genome of Corynebacterium glucuronolyticum DSM 44120, the window TCGGGGTAAACGCCGAGGTTGCGGGCGTTTTCTGCTGCGTAGCTGTGTTAGTCATGTCAGTCACTCCCACTTACTTCTTCTTGTTCACGATCGCGCGGGCCGCCGCGTTGACCACGAACGTGAGGAGGAACAGAATCAGACCAGCGGCGATGTACGCACCAGCCTTGATGTCATCGTTGAACTCCGGGGCGGCGTTGGCGATGGCCGTAGCAAACGTCGTGCCGCCGTCGAAAAGCGAACCGCGGAACGCCGAAGAGGGCGAGACAACAAGGTAGAGTGCCATCGTCTCACCGAGTGCACGGCCGAGACCGAGCATGGCGCCGGAGACGTAGCCGGAAAGCCCGAACGGAATAACCGTCATCTTCACCACTTCCCAGCGGGTCGCGCCGAGAGCCAGGGCGGCCTCGACGTGCCCCTTCGGGGTCTGGACGAAGACCTCTCGGGCCGTGGCGGCGATGACCGGGAGGATCATGATGGCCAGGACGATGCCACCGGTGAGCATGTTGCGAGAGGTGGCAAACGACGGGGAGTTTTCGTACACCTTGAACAGGAAAAAGTTCCCCAGGAAAGAATTAGCGATCTTTTCGTAGAGGGGGCCGATCGTCGGTCCGAGAACGGTGACGCCCCACAGACCGTAGACGATAGACGGAACGGCAGCCAGCAGATCCACGAGGAATCCAAGGGGCTTAACCAGTTTCTTCGGTGCGTAGTTGGAAAGGAAGATTGCGACACCCAAAGCCACCGGCATCGCCAGCACCAGGGCGACGAGCGAAATGAGAACCGTTGAGAAGAACAGGTTCGGAATACCGAAGTACATTGCCTCGGTGTCCGCCGTGTTCCAGTCGCCGGCGTAGGTGAAGAATCCACCCAGTCCCTCTGCGTTCCGCATGAGCGCGGGAATTGCACGCCACAGGAGGAAGAGGCCGATGGCCGCAATAATCACGGTGATGGTTGCTGCCGAAACGGTGGAAAATGTTTCAAAGACGCGGTCGCCGACTCGCTTAACGGAGCTACCCCGGGCCTGGATCTGAACATCCTTATTTTCGTCAGGGGTTGTCGCTGATCCAGCCGCAGCATTCTGTGTGCGGTTGTCCGTCCCCTGTGAGTCGGGCGTATATCGGGTTGCGACGCCAGTTGCGCCACCGCCACCCGGCGCGCCGCCGTCTACCAGCGGTTTATTGCTAACCATAGGCTTGTTCCTTCAGTAGTATGTACGAGGTTTTGGTTATTCAGTCCCACACACGTGTGGCCCCCAGAGCACCCGGGTTGAGAAATCCGAGCCTGAAGGGGCCGCAGTGTAACCGTGACTGGGAAGGAAAGTGCCACAGTGTGGCACCACCGTCACTTACTGGATGGCGTTCACAGCCTCTTCGAGAGCTGCCTTGTACTCACCATCGACCGGAACATAGCCGATCTTCTCCAGGTTCTCATCCTGGTTGTTCAGAGCAACCGTGAGGAAGTCCTTCACGCGGGCGCTGGTCTCAGCGTCGTAACCGGCGGAGCAGACGATCTCGTAGGTGGTCAGAACCAGCGGGTATGCGCCCGCCTCGTTGGTCTGGAAGAGGCTCTCAGCGTCGACAACGAGGTCGTGGCCCTCGCCGGCGAAGTCGATGTTAGCCAGAGCCTTGTTGACGGACTCCTTATTGAGCTCGACCGGGCCGTTGCCGAAGTCGATCTTGGCAATCCCGAGGTTCTCGTTCTTAGCGAAGCCGGACTCAACGTAGGTGATAGCACCGTCGGTCTTCTTTACCTCACCAACAACACCGGTGGAGGAGTTAGCGCCGGAGCCAACCTTGGACGGGAAGGCCTTACCGGTGGTGTCCCACTCGGCAGGAGCGGCGGCCTTGAGGAACTTCTGGAAGTTATCGGACGTGCCGGACTCCTCAGAACGGAAGATGACCTTGATGTCCTTGTCCGGGAGAGCGGTGCCGCCGTTGAGCTCGGCGATAGCCGGGTCATTCCAGTTAGTGATCTTGCCGTTGAAGATCTTGGCGATGACCTCAGGGGACAGCGTGACATCGTCAGCGCCCTGCAGGTTGTAGGCAACAGCAACCGGGCCGATAACGAGCGGCAGGTGCCATGCATCGTTGCCACCGCAACGCTCCTTGGCGGGCTCAATCTGGTCGTCCTTCAGCGGCGAGTCAGAGCCACCGAAATCAACCTGGCCAGCGATGAACTGCTTCTGGCCAGAGCCGGAGCCGGAAGCCGTGTAGTTCAGATTTGCGCCATCAACAGCGTTGGCGTACTGCACCTTGAAGTACTCCATCGCGTTCTGCTGCGAGGATGCGCCCTCGCCGTTGAGGGTGCCGGACTGGCCGCTCAGGCCCTGGATGCTTTCCTTCGCATCCTGGGCTGCAGACGATGCGGCGGTGGAAACGTCAGATGCTGCATCCGATGCGGAATCAGACGAGCAACCGACGAGTCCGAGGGTGCCTACTGCTGCGACGCCGAACACGGCGAGGGAGCGCATAATAGTGCTTTTCACGGGTATAAACCTCCGGTAGTTTCAATTCATGCTGTAGCAACGATCGACGTGCTACTCGCACATCAACTCGCTTCGCGTGCAAACACTAACGGCTCGACATGTCCAACAATAAGAATTCAGGTGAACAGAAGGTTAATTCCGAAGTTTTCCCAAATTTTTTCCCAGCTCCAACGAAACTTCACACCCTTACCTGCACAATTTAGGTTTGGCTAAGTTTTTTCGTCGATGGCGCGCCACCGGCGACAGCACCACCCCCACCAGCTACCCCATCTGACGATGCCAGCGCCCCCAAACCGCCAGCATCGCAACCGTCGCCGGTCTATGGGTGTTCTACTTGTCGCCCGCTGGTACCTCATACACGACGTGGCGCTCCTCTTCGGTGAAGCCAAGGGCGGAATACATTCCAACGGCGGCATCGTTATCCCCCTCCACGTACAGGATTATGCGCTTATCCTCGGCCATCGCGTTCAAACCGGCTGTCAACAGGGGTCGCCCCAAGCCACGCCCCCGGTACCCATCGCCGAGACCGATGACGTACACCTCCCCCACACCGTCAACCCGCTTCGTCCAATGGAACCCCGCCAGGTGGTCGCCCTCGTAGAGGAAGAAGACTCCTGTCGGGTCGTACCACGATGTCGCCCGCGCCTCACGAAGCTTGTCGACGTTCCATCCCCCCTGCTCCGGATGCCACGAAAACGCCTCATTATTTACACGAACCCACTGCTCATCTTCGCATTCCTCGGCAGCCGTCACGATTCGAAAGCCCGCAGGAAGCGTGGCTGGTTGCGGCTCGTAGCCATCCCTCCCCATCACCAAGAGGATTCGGGTCGCGACTAGGCCAAAGTGCTGAGAAAAGGCACGGGCTGCGGGGAGGTCCCCGTGTGCCCACACCGGAGGTTTGCCGACCTTTTCATATAACCGTGAGCCGAGACCTCTGCGTCGAAAAGCGGGATCAACGACGAGCTCCGCCGTCGAACCGTCGGTAGCGAAAAGGGCGACTACCTGGCCGTTTTCCTCAATTTTGTGGTGGGTATGGCCCATGTTCTCCGTGAGACCGCGAACGAATTGCTCACTCAGCGGCTCCACGCCGTCAACTTCAAATGCACGCGAAAGGATATCCATACGCTACAAATATAGTGTGGCTAAGTTCGTCCCTGTTTTTATCGGAGCCGCCGTGGTGGCGGGTACTTTCCTCTTCGTGGATGGAGTCGTTGCCACCAACACCGAACGCAACGTCTCCGCAGAACTCCAACGCCTCGAAGGGCTCGACATCAAACCGGCGGTGACAATGAGTGGCACTCCGTTTATTGTTTCTGCCCTGGGTGGTTCTATTGATTCCATCCGCACAGAGATGATCGATGTGCAGGAGGAGGGCTTCGGACTCGTTAATAAGAAATCAGAAGCGTTCGATGTGGAGGTTCCGCCCGCCCAGATTTTGAGCGGAAACCTGCAGGATATGACGGCAAAGCGCTTGGTGTATACGGTGCGCCTCGACGGCGTCGCCCTCGGTGCCCAGATCGGCATGACGGACCTGGATATCGCCAACCCGGATGACATTTCTCCCTCCGCTTCGCCGTCGGCGGAGGCGCTGTTGACTGGGACCCCGCCGGGTGCGTCGGAGAAGCAGCAGGAGTTGGTGAAGCTGCGGATTGTCGACGGCGTGGTTCGCTTTCAACCTGTTTCAGGCAATAATGCGTTTAGCTGGGAGATTAGTTCAGAAAAGCTGCCGTTGACGGGGAGAGCATCGCACGTGTTTTGTGGGGGTGGCTCTATTTATATTGAATCGGAGTTGCGGAATGTGCGGTTCGACACGGAGGACTTTTCGACAGACCTGTAGACATTCACTCGCGCGCGCTCGCCCGCGCGTGTTGTGGAATGCCCATACGTGTAAGCTCGATGGGCATGAGTGAGTCTGCATCGTTGGATGGAAATGAAGCTATCGGCAGGGCTGCGGAGGCAGCGAAGTCGACGTCGACAAAGAATATCTTGGATACGGCTGATATCGCCGATCTGGATGCGACCCCGCACCCGGTTGACACAGCTAACCTGCGGGAGGGGCCCAATCTTCACGACGGCCTCCTCGCCCTCCTCCCCCTCGTGGGCGTGTGGCGCGGCGAGGGCCAGGCCGCCACAGATGAGGGCCAGTTCGCGTTCGGGCAGGAGCTTGTGATCGCCCACAACGGCGAGAACTACCTGAGCTACCATTCGCGCACGTGGAAGCTCGATTCCGAGGGTAAATACGCAGGTCCCGATACGAATGCGTATGGGTTCTGGCGGGTCAATGACAAGGATGAGATCGAGCTCATCAGCGTCCGCGCCGATGGCGTAGTGGAGATCTTCTACGGCGAGCCGTACAACGAGCGTTCGTGGTCGCTGCAGTCCGCCTCAACAATGGTGACGGAGACCGGCCCACAGGCACTCGGCCCGGGCAAGCGGATGTACGGTCTCATGCCGAACAATCACCTGGGCTGGGTGGATGAGCGAGCCGAGGAACAGCGGTCCGCGGAGCTCACCCGCGTCGTCGGCTAGCTAAACATCGCCTCGGCGAGCAGGCCGGCCATATCATCGGGGGTGTCGCGGCGAAGCTTGTGCCCATCGATAGACCGCACGGGCACCGCCCCCCGCACCGAGGAAACGAGCCACACGCCGTCGGCTTCTTTTAGCTTGTCGACGCTCAGTGCTTTCTCTTTGCACGCATAGCCCGCCTGGCTCAACGTCTCAAACACAGCCTGCTGCGTCGTCCCAGATAGCACGTCAGTTCCGCTGGGTGGGGTGCGGACCTTCTTCCCCTTAATGGAAATCACCGTACTCGTCGCCCCCTCGAGTATCCGGTCGCCATCAACCCAGATCACATCGTCCATCCCCTCCGCCTTCGCAGCCCGCAGCGCCGCCATCGTCGCCGAGTACCCGAGGGATTTCGCCCCCGAGGCAATCCACGGTGCCTTCTCCGGGTGCAGGGTGATCCCCTTCTCACACAGCTTCACCTTCACCCCTTTTTCCCGCAGCTTGGCGTTGCCCTCGGGCACATCCGTCACGGTCATCCACACCGAGGGGATGCCTGTCGACGCCCGGCCGCGGGTGAACGTCCACACGAGCTTGCCGTCAACCGACTCCTCCCCGCACTGTTCAACCCACCCCTCAACGGCCTCCGCCGT includes:
- the pstC gene encoding phosphate ABC transporter permease subunit PstC, with translation MVSNKPLVDGGAPGGGGATGVATRYTPDSQGTDNRTQNAAAGSATTPDENKDVQIQARGSSVKRVGDRVFETFSTVSAATITVIIAAIGLFLLWRAIPALMRNAEGLGGFFTYAGDWNTADTEAMYFGIPNLFFSTVLISLVALVLAMPVALGVAIFLSNYAPKKLVKPLGFLVDLLAAVPSIVYGLWGVTVLGPTIGPLYEKIANSFLGNFFLFKVYENSPSFATSRNMLTGGIVLAIMILPVIAATAREVFVQTPKGHVEAALALGATRWEVVKMTVIPFGLSGYVSGAMLGLGRALGETMALYLVVSPSSAFRGSLFDGGTTFATAIANAAPEFNDDIKAGAYIAAGLILFLLTFVVNAAARAIVNKKK
- the pstS gene encoding phosphate ABC transporter substrate-binding protein PstS; protein product: MKSTIMRSLAVFGVAAVGTLGLVGCSSDSASDAASDVSTAASSAAQDAKESIQGLSGQSGTLNGEGASSQQNAMEYFKVQYANAVDGANLNYTASGSGSGQKQFIAGQVDFGGSDSPLKDDQIEPAKERCGGNDAWHLPLVIGPVAVAYNLQGADDVTLSPEVIAKIFNGKITNWNDPAIAELNGGTALPDKDIKVIFRSEESGTSDNFQKFLKAAAPAEWDTTGKAFPSKVGSGANSSTGVVGEVKKTDGAITYVESGFAKNENLGIAKIDFGNGPVELNKESVNKALANIDFAGEGHDLVVDAESLFQTNEAGAYPLVLTTYEIVCSAGYDAETSARVKDFLTVALNNQDENLEKIGYVPVDGEYKAALEEAVNAIQ
- the mshD gene encoding mycothiol synthase, whose amino-acid sequence is MDILSRAFEVDGVEPLSEQFVRGLTENMGHTHHKIEENGQVVALFATDGSTAELVVDPAFRRRGLGSRLYEKVGKPPVWAHGDLPAARAFSQHFGLVATRILLVMGRDGYEPQPATLPAGFRIVTAAEECEDEQWVRVNNEAFSWHPEQGGWNVDKLREARATSWYDPTGVFFLYEGDHLAGFHWTKRVDGVGEVYVIGLGDGYRGRGLGRPLLTAGLNAMAEDKRIILYVEGDNDAAVGMYSALGFTEEERHVVYEVPAGDK
- a CDS encoding LmeA family phospholipid-binding protein, coding for MAKFVPVFIGAAVVAGTFLFVDGVVATNTERNVSAELQRLEGLDIKPAVTMSGTPFIVSALGGSIDSIRTEMIDVQEEGFGLVNKKSEAFDVEVPPAQILSGNLQDMTAKRLVYTVRLDGVALGAQIGMTDLDIANPDDISPSASPSAEALLTGTPPGASEKQQELVKLRIVDGVVRFQPVSGNNAFSWEISSEKLPLTGRASHVFCGGGSIYIESELRNVRFDTEDFSTDL
- a CDS encoding FABP family protein gives rise to the protein MPIRVSSMGMSESASLDGNEAIGRAAEAAKSTSTKNILDTADIADLDATPHPVDTANLREGPNLHDGLLALLPLVGVWRGEGQAATDEGQFAFGQELVIAHNGENYLSYHSRTWKLDSEGKYAGPDTNAYGFWRVNDKDEIELISVRADGVVEIFYGEPYNERSWSLQSASTMVTETGPQALGPGKRMYGLMPNNHLGWVDERAEEQRSAELTRVVG
- a CDS encoding aminodeoxychorismate lyase, translated to MGHAPVIVVVEPFGGSSRRQSPQLPHIFWDDLGLTRADGIFESLLVHEGRACNVERHVDRFLAGAKKLQLPELGRDLVLKATAEAVEGWVEQCGEESVDGKLVWTFTRGRASTGIPSVWMTVTDVPEGNAKLREKGVKVKLCEKGITLHPEKAPWIASGAKSLGYSATMAALRAAKAEGMDDVIWVDGDRILEGATSTVISIKGKKVRTPPSGTDVLSGTTQQAVFETLSQAGYACKEKALSVDKLKEADGVWLVSSVRGAVPVRSIDGHKLRRDTPDDMAGLLAEAMFS